DNA sequence from the Alosa alosa isolate M-15738 ecotype Scorff River chromosome 2, AALO_Geno_1.1, whole genome shotgun sequence genome:
gatatGAAAATCTATTTTATCAATTCATAGTACGCTTAAGCCTGTTATACAAGGGAAACACTGATTCATCAGATCTGACTAAATCCACCCTATAAGGGGTCTGCGGAacactgtgtgggcaggtgacttTTGAATAATACTCAGTGAAAGGTTAACTGGAACAATAAACAGGCCTACCGTTATTACCCGGTTATCTAAAATTGAAACCGTTTCTAATCCCTGCTttgatgatagatagatagatagatagatagatagatactttattgatccccatggggaaattcaaagaTATATTGAACAATCTAAAAATAATTGATTCTAAGATAAATTATTGAATTCAGTCTGCTCTGAGTTTGAGTAAAATGACATCCATTATCATTCACACCACTCACGAGTGTCAACACACTCAAAGGAGAGCACCTTCAGCGGGCATAGTGCATTGTGGGATATGTATGCGGACAGAGTGCATTGTGGGATATGTATGCGGACTGCCTCACCTCTCTGTCCATGGAGGTGCTGATCAGGAACTCGGTGCCGTCCACCACGGTGGAGGACAGGTTGAAGATGATCCGGCTATGGTTCTGACCGTCTGCTGACGAGCCCAGTAGAGTCCACCTCTGCTTGTCCGATTTGGTGAGGTCCCACAACACCAGCTCCCCTCTGCATGCAAACCATTGATAAACGCACATGCACGTaagcacgcacacgcgcacacacacgcacacaccacacacacaccagagccaaACTGTGACATTAAGATGAGGATTATGAACAATACCGAAACActctagcctgggttttcccatgctccCTTACGTGtgcaattttattcacgctgctaggcagcctggattccatggacttcacctcaacgaaggaaccaatcacagaacggaggggggacagcaagccgatgacgacacaccgaagcggttatgagctacgtacagacgcatttgatagacaatcgtagcgcccaataaacggctctgggcattcgtaaaccacatttcaaatacaagaaaattaacgtttagttcccagaccccatctcaataaGATGAGGTCTGATGTTAGCCAGGCTAGAAATACCCTGTATATTTCATACACTAATCAGAATCACATTCAGTACATTCAGATAATACTGTACATAATCAATAGCTGCTTTCAAACATGTCCTCTGCAGTATATGCAAATCTTTGTCAAACGGATGCCCGACCCATCAGGtaattcagatatgatgcttacATGCGAGCATTATGTGTGAAGGACaccgacgcacatgaacagaatctccacgtgtttgaacaggttgaacacgcacatgaacagaatctccacgtggttgaacaggttgaacacgcacattccacaggttgaacaggttgaacaggttgaacgaACAGAACAGAATCTCCacgtggttgaacaggttgaacacgcacatgaacagaatctccacgtggttgaacaggttgaacacgcacatgaacagaatctccacgtggttgaacaggttgaacacgcacatgaacagaatctccacgtggttgaacaggttgaacgaACAGAATCTCCAACAGGTTGAACacgttgaacaggttgaacacgaacagaatctccacgtggttgaacaggttgaacacgcacatgagcAGAATCTCCacgtggttgaacaggttgaacacgcacatgaacagaatctccacgtggttgaacaggttgaacacgcacatgagcAGAATCTCCACGTGGTTGAACAGAACAGAATCAGAATCCAcgggttgaacaggttgaacacgCATGATTCCGAACAGAATCTCCAcgggttgaacaggttgaacacgCATTATGAGCAGAATCTCCAtcggttgaacaggttgaacagAATCAGAATCCACGTGGTttgaacaggttgaacacgCTCCCaatggttgaacaggttgaacacgcacatgagcAGAATCTCCacgtggttgaacaggttgaacacgcacatgaacagaatctccacgtggttgaacaggttgaacacgcacatgaacagaacctccacgtggttgaacaggttgaacacgCACAGAATCAAcaggttgaacacgcacatgaacagaatctccacgcgggttgaacaggttgaacacATTACGAACAGAATCTCCacgtggttgaacaggttgaacaggttgaacacgcacatgaacagaatctccgcatgttcttcgcttcgttcagacacacgTTCAattacataatgtccgtcggAAACACTAGGAGGGGAGCAGTGTAAGAGCCAGCTAAGTTCAGAGTTCCAAatgttatgttgttcagatttCTGGGGATTctgattgattgactgattggttgattgtttttttgtaCCTTTTATTGTACAAAGGACGTTTGCTATAAAAatcaatcaaaaaataaaatgtatttttgtacatttttgctCAAAAGAATAAGAACATCAAAGCCACAGGGCTTATTTCCATTGTGGTCCTTAAAATGTGTGAGGTCCTTTGAAATTGCTTGTATGAGTTGATATGTTGTTGAACTAAAGTATGTATAAGATTACCATGATTATTCTAGAAGTAATATGAAATAAACAAATGGCCTTTGCTTGTGactttttataaaaaatatattttagaggTTTTTTTGTCATGTAAAGTCCAGAGGGGACTTTGAATGCCTTTCTGTTTGctatttgtgcatttgtctGTTAGAGGAGACATGTGGAggatttgaattgaatttccttggggatcaataaagtatctatctttctatctatctatcatctttTACTGTAATGTCAAGTTGAATCATTGAACAAATGCAGACTGCTAGGATAGGTTAGGTCACATGGTAGGGAAAGCACTGTCTGACAGATGGGGCTTCAGTGATGTCACTACCTGTGGTTAATTGGTGGctattatcattattaattTGTAAAGGCACACCTGCACTGGCATCCTGAGCTGAATAGTTTGATTAGGCCTGCTGCAGAGGCCTGTGAGCATTTTTGGACTGGTTGCCCTTTTAGATTCAAAATGGTTTCAAGACAGAGCAACTCTCTTCTCTgaccctcttttctcttcctcttatttcttctctttctctgagaTGTTTTTATGCACCCCCCTCTCAAAAAAGGGTTGTAATATGGTGATTTCCTGCTATTCTTCTAGTGAACAATAACAGGAAATCCAAATGACAAAGAATGGCATTTGAAACTTCTGGCCAGGGgtaatattttgttttcttcttcGGAAATCCACGAAAATAGCTTCTAGCAGTGTACCCAACCCAaagtgtacaaacacacacacacacacacacactggattggttcgtttgtgtgtgtgtgtctgtgtctgtgtgtgtgtgtgtgtgtgtgtgtgtgttttggattgGACAATCCAGGGGAATATCCACTACTGGACATAAGGCATGTGTAGCTCTCACAGATGTAGACACTTTCACATTCAGAGACAAATAAATGATCAGTGGGCAGATACTACTTGAGTTGGTTTCTCTATGCCTTTGaccctgtctttgtgtgtgtgtgtgtgtgtgtgtctgtgtgtgtgtgtttgtgtctttgtgtgtgtgtgtgtctgtgtctgtgtgtgtgtgtgcgcgtgtgcgtgtgtgcgtgtgtgcgtctatgtgtgtgtgtatgtgcgtgtgtatgtgtgtgtgtacagtatgtgtggtaggtgtctgttttcatttaaaCTACTAGTCCTTCGTGTAAAGGAACTCCTGTTTAGCATCAAGCTCTCAGCTCGTCTGGGGGAAGTTGTACATGCTACCCAGACCAGGCCCTtcacctaatgtgtgtgttaacgtgataagtcagtgtgtgtgaactaTCGTGGATCAAGTACCAAGGGGACAGCAGTTTACCTTTAGTCCAGTACCAACCCCCCCTATGCAGTTTACCTTTAGTCCAGTGCAGACCCCCCCGATGCAGTTTACCTTTAGTCCAGTGCAGACCCACCCTATGCAGTTTACCTTTGGTCCAGTGCAGACCCACCCTATGCGGTTTAGTCCAGGACAGACCCACCATATGCAGTTTACCTTTAATCCAGTGCAGACCCACCCTATGCCTCCCCCTCGAGGAGCTCTGCTTCCCAGCTCCCCCACTAGTTCAGTGGTTTTCCAGTGGTGTGCTGCAGAATGTTGAGCAACCCAGTGCGTTTCTGTACAGGCTCAGCTTCTTCATTAAAAAATTGTTTTAGGTAGTCAGAGAGTACATCTGGTCTTTGGTGAGCAACAAGTTGATGTTTTAGGTAGTCAGAGAGTACATCTGGTCTTTGGTAAGCAACAAGCTGACTCATCCGCCTTCAACATTACTTTGTGGccttaacccatttactcctaaaatgccttCTAAAAACagctatagaatcctatggcattctagactaaataatctcatttcctgagggttttctaaaaaaatactaaaaattgtcaacgtctaccaaaatttaatatctaagcctctgtagcacctagaaacatgaaataaaaagcatgctgcgctacgcagcaaccagcgggagattcaatgttgcgctatgcagcaacaggcgggagatagaatgttgcgtcATGCAGCATCCGGCATGAATGGGTTAAATAGCTGCCAGGACCAAGATGTGAGCTAGTGCCCCCTTGTGGATGAGGTGTGTTAGTGGAGGTGTACAAGTATCAGGAAACACACCCAAACAGATGTACTCAATTCTAATTTCCCTGCAAGATAGATAGGCCGTGGGCCGGACCCCGAATTATGAATTCCATTTTTACCTAGCCAGGAACTAAGTAATGTTTTTACAGATGGCATTATAAATATCTTATAAGTACTTTAAGTGTTGTCTCCACCAGCATCACCCTCCCCCCACCAGCATATCCACCAGGGTCTCCACCAGGGCCTCCACCAGGGCCTTTCTCCCCCTACATGATCCTACGGATCCAGATCAGCATCCGGATGctgaacttttttcatgtaATATTCTTTAAATGTGAGATGCTAGAGGGTCTACAGTCTGCTGACTGATTTTGCtgctgtggtctgtgtgtgtgtgtgtgtgtgtgtgtctgtgtgtgtgtctgtgtgtgtgtgtctgtgtgtgtgtgtgtgtgtctgtgtgtgtgtgtgtctgtgtgtgtgtgtgtctctgtgtgtgtgtgtctctgtgtgtgtgtgtctgtgtgtgtgtgtgtgtgtgtgtgtgtgtctgtgtgtgtgtgtgtgtgtgtgtgtgtgtgtgtgtgtgtgtgtgtctgtgtgtgtgtgtgtgtgtgtgtgtgtgtgtgtgtgtgtgtgtgtgtgtgtgtgtgtgtgtgtgtgtgtgtcctacccaAAGCAGCTGGACACCACATGAGTAGGCATGCCCTTGGGCCAGTGGACGGTCAGCCAGATCCTCTCCTTCACGCCAGGGTCCACCGTCGCTCCCCGCCTCTTCAGGAAGGGCAGCTTCAAGGTCACGACGGCTATCAGGGTGGAGGACAAGTGACAGAGTAGGGAGATCCCAATTCATTAGACTGATAGATCACATTCACTTgtacacatatattttttagaaaaaaaaaacaatatatatattgtgtgtatgtataaaatatatgtatattatacatatattttataCATACGTACTTTTATTACAACAGGATAGTGAAGAGATTGAAAGGAAGCGAGTGGGAACGAGaaatggggtgggatcaggagtgtgtgtgtgtgtgtgtgtatgtgtgtgtgtgtgtgtgggaaagagaaatggggtgggatcaggtgtgtgtgtgtgtgtgtgtgtgtgtgtgggggaaagaGAAATGGGATgggatcaggtgtgtgtgtgtgtgtgtgtgtgtgtgtgtgtgtgtgtgtgtgaaagagatatGGGGTAggatcaggagtgtgtgtgtgtgtgtgtgtgtttgtgtggttaagagaaatggggtgggatcaggtgtgtgtgtgtgtgtgtgtgtgtgtgtgtgtgtgaaagagatatggggtgggatcaggagtgtgtgtgaatgtgtgtgtgggaaagagaAATGCGGTGGGATcaggagatagatagagagatagatagatagatagatagatagatagatagattgattgagTTTCTGTCCTGGGCATAAAATATGAAGCACTGAATGACCATTGCCATCCATTCATCTGTCTTGAATACCACTCATGGCTACCACCCTTCCCCCTGGATACGGACGCAGACTTGTTTATAAACCGGCAAAATATCTGACAAGAGCCATGTTGACAAggtaatagtaggctattgcaCAATTGGTGTAAGTAAATTGTGATTCTGCGCGTTGGGGGGAGAGTGAAGTTGCATGACTGGTTCTCCGTAGATGGGATAAGCTACGCTTGAGAAGCGGCGCAGTTCTTCCTATTACAAGTTCATTTACCATCAAAAGGACTTGAACTGAAACTGTAATAAGGTCAACAACTTGCATGAACTTGCTAAATATGCCTTTAATCATCGTGGTGAAGGCCCCCTTGCACAATCTACTCTATGCAATGTAATTCTACTGTATGTTGGGTTCAAACAACTTTCTTTCTTATAAGTCTTACAAGTCTTATAAGTCTTTGGTCTTATTAAATGCTACCGGTTCAGTTGCTTACAGCACAAATATGGTTCTTTGGAAATCAGTTTAGCAGCAGAGCAACCTCTGCTGGTGGTTTAAAAAATTGCAGCTTTACATCTTTGATCAATGACATCAATGACAATGAAATCAATCATCAAACTCATCATCAAAAACATACCAGTACATTTTAGAAAAATAATGTTGTCTTGTGTCAAAGAGTGGATTCCTCTCTCCATGTCTGACTGACCAATCAAAAATAATGTTGTCTTGTGTCTAAGAGTGGactcctctctcttcatttctgaCTGATCAATCAATGAACGGTAGGGAACTGCTGTTCCAAGTTGAATTTCTGAAGAGCTCGTTCAAAACACCTGTGAAGTCATAGACGTCCCTGGGCAGAGTCTAGAAAACTAGTaactataattattatattggggcagccgtggcctactggttagcgcttcagacttgtaacacctaacacctcactgctccccgagcgctgctgttgtagcaggcacctaacccctcactgctccccgagcgctgctgttgtagcaagcagctcactgcgccggaattagtgtgtgcttcacctcactgtgtgctgtgtgtgtttcactaattcacagattgggataaatgcagagaccaaatttccctcacaggatcaaaagagtatatatatacttataaaactataaaccacacacacacacacacacacacacatcaggctcCAGAGATCTTCTCagcacctaaacacacacacacacacacaaggcttcaGAGACCTTCTcaacacctaaacacacacagacacacacacacacacacacacacacacttcaggcttGGTTGGCTCACCTTTGCCCTTGGCTGTGCTCCAGATTCGCACGGTCTGGTCTTTACTACCTGAGGCCAGGTAGCAGCCAGCATCACCTGCCTCAGCCACCACTGCACCTGCAGGGAAAACAGagaaaccgagagagagagagagagagagagagagagagagagagagagagagagagagaggaatgcaaACATGAGCCAAAGCCAAGtcaggcaaaacacacacacacatacacacacacacacacacacacacacacacaaccagtctGCAACATAactctgtgtatgcatgtgtgtgtgtgaatcttgAAGGCTTCCGTGACTTCGTCTgggttggacacacacacacagacacacacacgcacgcacacacaagcacacacacacacacgcttaagcacacacgcacacacacacatgcgcctcacgacacgcgcacacacacgcgacgcgacgccaAGCGCatcatgcgtacacacacacgctacagacacacacacacacagacacacgcacacagacacacacacacacacacgcacgcacacacgcgacgcaatgccagcacacatgcagcacacacgCAATCGccaaggcgcacacacacacacacacacacacacacgcacacagacacacacacacacacgcacacagacacacacacacacacacacacacacacacacacacacacacacaccctccagcgTCTCCCCCATCCTCCGGCCGGCTGTACAGGCCCTCCTCCCCAGGCCGGGGACACCAGACCAGGGCATGGATTTCATCGTCGTGCCCCCGGAGCCGATGGAGCATAGCGCCTTTTTTGCTGATGTCAATCACAGCCACCAGCCCGTCTTTGTACCTGAAGGGGACGTTTTGACGAGCATTGAGAACACCATGACGACCACAACTTTTCAAATCAGCCTGTTAAGGAGGTGGCATACTCCTCCGTGCACATTTATATTGTGATTGACGAGCGATCACATATGTCATGCGTCGAAAACGCACATGATTGACGCGCGATCACATATGGCATGCGTCGAAAACGCACGTGATTGACGCGCGATCACATATGTTGGGAGGCACACGTCACCCCCGCATGCCAAGTTGATGATGCAATTCTCATGACACGTCACTTGCGCAGGACGCAGACTATATTCGGGCCCTTAGGCCTATGTCATAAGTGTCCCTGATGTACTGTACAGCATGTGTaacctgcacacgcccggactcgaacctgcGAACAGCAGcgcctcggatcgggaggcgagtgtGTTGAGTTAAATTAGCAGTTGAGCagttgagctaaaagcccaggctactggctcgcatgccagcagcactcttgaggcgtcggagagtgaggtttaccaacattccacaagcacagctaagctagctggcatccgctACATATGCGAGTTTTCATTTCTTCAATTGATTACTATATGTATTTACTTCCCACCAAAACACAGTGAAGGCAATTTGCTAGGAAGGAAATCACTGGACATTAATGTCATCAGGAAGGTTCAGCAGTGAATACATCCATAACACTAATTGGTTAATCACTAATTGAGGTTTTTAAGACCAGTAAAGACATGTGGACAGATTGAAACAGAATTAAGCTCAATGAATAGGTCAGTGatgcctaccacacacacacacacacaattccgcTGGTCTTCAATGCAAtgatggtaagtgtgtgtgtgtgtgtgtgtgtgtgtgtgtgtgtgtgtgtgtgtgtgtgtgtgtgggtgtgtgtttacccGATGGCGACGTGGTTATCGTTGTGGGGCGAGCAGGTCAGGCAGAAGATGGCGCGGGGCTGTGGCATGAAGCTGTGGATGTTGATGGTGTTGTGCCAGAAGCACATGACCACCCCCTTCTCATCACCCGTCACCACCAGGGTCCTCTCCTGCCGCGACCAGTCCAGCGCTGTGATCGTGTGCTGCAACCACAAACCGTTTACAAATGTAATGGACAAACCGTACAGTCACCGTCCAGTATACAGACTTCCCTTCAACAGACAAGAACCTGTACTTATGGGAGAATATACAGTCACTGTCCATCATTCAGACTTCACTTTAACAGATAAGGATTTGCACTTAGACCTATAGGAGAATGTGCAGTCACTCTCTATCTTAGGGACTTGATTTCTGCAAACAAGGATGTGCACTTATAGGAGAATGTCACCACAGCATGAGAACAGCAGCTTACTTCATGGGCGCTATGCTCTGAAATCACGACCTTCTTCTCAATGTCCCAGATTTTTACAGTCCTGTCATCAGAGGTACTGGCACAAGTGCTCTCTTCTCCGGGGTGTGGACTGAAAACAAAGCCTGACACTCTCTCCTTATGACCAGCTAATTCTCCTGGAAGCGAAAGAAAACATCATAGTACAGGCAAAGCAGTTCGGTTGTCTTAGATGGCGTTTTCTCTTTAGGAAAGTTAAAAAGAACTGAGCAAATGATATTTGAAAGATCCAGCACTTGTTGTACTTACCCAATATAATTGGTGATGTTGCTGTCACTTGCACTAAGTATATTGAGTTTCTTGCTCCGAACCCAAGTATTCCATTAGCGTTAGTGTCACTACATCGCGAACAGTACCAGTTCGGAGAGGCTGGCAGAAGTCTCTCGTGCATcctgaaaatatatgttataaATCTATTAACTCAAGTGCGAATTCTAGCAACTATACAGTAGACCTCATATACAGCACATGCCGCCGCGACAATTCAACGCAAATACTGTAAACTTGCTTCAACTGTTGTAAATATCCTACGGACACCGAGAAGGACCAAACCTTGCATGCCATAAATGGAGACTTATATGCTTTGACAACGCTGCATTTGAGGCCAGCTATGTTGTGTTTTCTGGTTGAATGTGGTCATTCATAAATAATTCAAATATGATTTGGTTTATGGACATATTCACTGTACATCAATCATCATTTGCATTGCTTCATAGAATGCTGGACAGTGCGTCCTGTCGTGCGCGCTTCTTGCCGTAGAGCAAAACGTCCTGACAAATCAAAGATGGCTGCTTCCTCATTGACAGGGGGAGGTAAGACATATTAAAATGTTCATATACAAGAAATGGTCAGAATTTTAGCACTCGGTGTCTAAATATGCTTCATTAATGCATATATCCACTTGGTTTTTACAGGTTTCAATGTCCTCCGACGGTTTGCAGGACAGATACATTCAAGGTTAGCCTAAACTCGTTTGCTGAGACGTCAGCACCATCGCTGCTAATGTCGTCTAACATGCATAATATACTCTGCTGAGTTTCACATATAGATTTGTTTGGTTCTGACAGATTATGTGGAGTAGCTTTGCTGCAGACTGCATGTTGTATTCACACAAGTGCACCCCTCGATGGGCGCAAGAAATGGGAGAGGAACAACTTGATCGTCTACCCACCTCAGCAAGCCGATGAACCACGCCGACCAGCGGTAAGCTTTTAACTGTCAGTGTTGTAAATTATGGAGAAAAACGAGAGATCAAGCAAAATAATATCTGATGTTTCCAAAGTCACTATGGTATGAAAATAGTCACAGCATAAGCCTAATTTAAATCTGCATGGCTACCTACAACTATTGACATTATGTAGGATGTATTACATCAGAAAGTCTTTGCAAAACTACAGCAGTCTGGCGCTTCAGAAATTCACCACTGAAGTGTGTATTGTCACTCCCTAGTTATTTTTATGTGACAGCAGTGTCATAGAAAACGAATCATGCTATGACCATGCTGGTTTAATGTAAATGCAACGTTGCCCAACAGGAGGTGCACCACTGTCGAAGACAAATTAAATACAGCAAGGACAAGATGTGGTACTTAGCCAAACTGGTGAGCTATCATTTACTTTTTCTCAAAACACGCCTGTAGTTGAGAATTAAACATGCTATGGAATAAAGTACAACCCTTCTTTATTGATTGCATGCTGATTTCAATCCCCAAGTTCCTTGCTCATTTTGTTGAggtattaaaggtgctctaagcgatgctgggtaatgtcacttctgttgactttcaaacaaaacataaactagctcgctacttcctcccgtgctgctcccgtgcaatttaaactctcctaaacgcacatctcgtctgtgatttgctagaacagtttgttatgtttttatgggctaggtttgcccaggttgtttttgttgccgtttttagAGCCTGGGCTGTTCACAGAGatcacagttttttttacagtgtattcaggacacagacagctaacAGTTGGtttggtgatgtttgcagtaagtgacataaaatgttttagcctaaaaaacgtgtggcgtcgcttagagcacctttaaaatcAGGATAAATAATGTGAGTCATCAATCAATCTATCTCTATCAACCTATAGTTTGTGTGAATTTCATAATTATTCTTCCACACTTGATCAGATCAGAGGAATGACGATTGACCAGGCCATTGCTCAGCTCGAGTTTAATGACAAGAAAGGTGCCAAAATAATGAAGGAGGTAAGGAGGCAAAAGGCATACATCATTTTGACTTTGTTTGTCAGTTACAGTATAGGTTGAGTAGAATATAACCTTGTAGTCTAGCTATGTACATGACATGTATTAGCCAtctgatctctgtgtgtgtgtaatagctAAATGCATTTCTTTGCCACTGTTTTAGGTTCTACAAGAAGCCCAGGAGATGGCAGTAAAGAGTCATAATGTTGAATACAAATCTAATTTGTATGTTGGTAAGCATTTACAACGGTCTCTTTGCTACTTGTTTGTGTTTCTTATTTCTTAAAGGTAATTGgaaaaaaagtgtttgttttGAAAGAACCTTGAgaatttgtgtgtctgtgtttttgtttaacaTGTAGGTGGATAAAGAAATATCATGATCCAATAATTTGGTCTGCTGTATACATTTAGCTTACTTCAGGAGTGATTCCCATTCAAATAGCTTTGCATGTTCAGCACAGAATTGTATCTTTGCGTGTGAAAAAGCTAGGTGAAATGTATATCAACAACAAGAAACTTGTGCTGTGGTTCAGAAAGTGTATCTCGTGTGTTTTTAACGTGTGGGTTCCCTGTCCCTTTTCTCCCCTGTACAGCGGAGTCCTTCTCATCCAAGGGCAAGTATCTGAAGCGGATCCGCTACCATGGCAGGGGGATGTTTGGCATCATGGACAAGGTGCACTGCCATTACTTTGTCAAGCTGGTGGAAGGCCCCCCTCCAGCGGTCGAAACCAAGACGGGCTTCGACCAGGCCAAGGAGTATGTCCAGGAACTGAAGAACCGCACCATCATTCATTCTCTTTAGTTCAGCTTCTCAAcaacagctctgtgtgtgtgtgtgtgtgtgtgtgtgtgtgtgtgtgtctgtgtgtgtgtacacatgtaaaTAACCGAATAAATGCTTACCTCTTATGAGTGGCAGTGGTTATTTGAATTACAATCAAATTTCTTTACCCACTACTCATAATATTCAAACATGGTTTGGAATAGCACTGTTATTTCAGGAGCAGCACTTATTGCACTCTTTGTTGTAGGGTAAgttgtttgtttgcttatttCTGAGTGTAGAAAAACACATGATTGAGAGACATTAAGATGCATGACGTTGGTTTGAGACATGTGAACTGGCATTGAAAGATTCTGACAGAAGTACTGCCTAGAATACACTACACCAGTACAAAACCAGTACACTACACTATCAAAACCATAATATCCTTAGACCTATGTCCACGCATAGACCCTCATAATCATGTAACCTAACTTGAATGTGCACACAGATTTTTTATACGGTCAATATAATCTGTATATTGCAGATTTATAGAAAAACTTGCTTGATTTACCACATAACTAAATAAACTTAGATGGATAAATCCATTTCTATCAAGAGAATGAAAAATGTTACTTAAAGCAAAGAGAACAGCCGCCATTGAACCTCAAGAAAAAAAGTAGCAATCAGTGATTGTCGGGGTCCAAGCATCTGGCAAGAAATGCCCTTTAGCGGAATTTAGCGTGCCCTATTAACTGAATTGTACAGAATTTGGTGTGTGCTTCCATAGAATGTAGTATTAATTGTGTGTATCAAGTTTGAATAGGATTGGACCTTTACAAGGTACGATATAGGTAATAGAATTATTGGTTACACTTTGCCTGAccgtatcgacataagagtgacatgacactgtcatgaacatgtcataaacaagtcataaatgtttatgacatagatagatagatagatactttattgatccccaaggggaaattcaagaacgtAACAGGTTGCAACCTAACGCTTATGttatattaagtgacattcagtttttg
Encoded proteins:
- the mrpl22 gene encoding 39S ribosomal protein L22, mitochondrial, translated to MAASSLTGGGFNVLRRFAGQIHSRLCGVALLQTACCIHTSAPLDGRKKWERNNLIVYPPQQADEPRRPAEVHHCRRQIKYSKDKMWYLAKLIRGMTIDQAIAQLEFNDKKGAKIMKEVLQEAQEMAVKSHNVEYKSNLYVAESFSSKGKYLKRIRYHGRGMFGIMDKVHCHYFVKLVEGPPPAVETKTGFDQAKEYVQELKNRTIIHSL